The following proteins are encoded in a genomic region of Nitrospirota bacterium:
- a CDS encoding ABC transporter ATP-binding protein, translating to MAHREDKVSQFLLEIKDLKTYFYSPDGIIKAVDGVSLSVDRGNIIGIAGESGCGKSVTALSIMRILQMPPAKIVSGNIYFKGEDLLRLPEEQMRSIRGAQISMVFQEPMTSLNPVLTIGYQIAESIRTHLKASKKESMQRVVETLRAVGMPSPEERINEYPHQMSGGMRQRAMIAMALSCNPLLLIADEPTTALDVTIQAQILELLNTIRAKYGTSIIIITHDLGIIAEVTDRVAIMYAGRIVEKASTEEIFLNPKHPYTLGLLESIPKKQDTRLRPIPGTIPNPLDLPVGCKFQPRCIYSIDICEEEPSPSVVREGHIVRCYRWKEIGTC from the coding sequence ATGGCTCATAGAGAAGATAAAGTGTCACAATTCCTCCTCGAGATCAAAGACCTGAAAACCTATTTTTACTCACCTGATGGTATCATCAAGGCAGTAGATGGCGTAAGTCTCAGTGTAGATAGGGGTAACATCATTGGTATAGCAGGCGAATCGGGCTGTGGTAAGTCTGTCACTGCTCTTTCTATCATGCGGATACTCCAGATGCCGCCTGCAAAGATAGTCTCTGGAAATATATACTTCAAAGGAGAAGACCTTTTAAGACTACCAGAGGAGCAGATGCGTAGCATCAGAGGCGCACAGATATCAATGGTATTTCAGGAGCCAATGACATCTCTAAATCCTGTCCTTACGATTGGCTATCAGATTGCAGAAAGCATAAGGACTCATCTGAAGGCTTCTAAAAAGGAATCTATGCAACGCGTAGTTGAAACACTGAGGGCTGTGGGTATGCCGTCCCCTGAAGAACGCATCAATGAATATCCACACCAGATGAGTGGAGGAATGAGGCAGAGGGCAATGATAGCAATGGCACTCTCATGCAATCCATTGCTACTAATAGCAGATGAGCCAACTACCGCACTGGATGTTACCATTCAGGCACAGATACTCGAATTACTTAACACGATAAGAGCTAAGTATGGAACATCTATTATTATAATTACTCATGACCTCGGTATAATAGCAGAGGTAACAGACAGGGTAGCAATTATGTATGCAGGGCGAATCGTTGAAAAGGCATCAACAGAGGAGATATTTCTCAATCCTAAGCACCCATACACCCTTGGACTCCTTGAGTCGATTCCCAAAAAACAGGATACGAGGCTAAGACCAATACCTGGCACAATTCCCAACCCCCTTGATCTTCCCGTTGGATGTAAATTTCAACCAAGATGCATCTATTCTATAGATATCTGCGAAGAAGAGCCATCACCCAGTGTGGTCAGAGAAGGACATATAGTTAGATGCTACCGTTGGAAGGAAATAGGAACATGCTGA
- a CDS encoding oligopeptide/dipeptide ABC transporter ATP-binding protein, with protein sequence MLPLEGNRNMLSLLSVKGLRKWFPLRTGIFEKKRFVRAIDCIDFDINKGEVLALVGESGCGKTTVGRTILRLIEPDSGSIVFEDEDILKVDRTQLRILRKRMQIIFQDPFASLNPRKRIIDTVGEPLIIHNIAKGNQLKERVVMLLERVGLSAEALYRYPHEFSGGQRQRIGIARAIAVEPSFIVADEPLSALDVSIQAQILNLLQDIKESSGLSFLFISHDLRVVRHFSNRVAVMYLGSIVELVDSEEFFANPLHPYSRALISAVPEPVPQKKKERIVLEGDVPSATDMPAGCRFHTRCPRRFEPCDKTEPAMIEEGRGHKVACHLYGKQ encoded by the coding sequence ATGCTACCGTTGGAAGGAAATAGGAACATGCTGAGTCTTCTTTCTGTAAAAGGACTGAGAAAATGGTTTCCTCTGAGGACAGGAATTTTTGAGAAGAAAAGGTTTGTCCGTGCAATTGATTGCATAGACTTTGATATAAATAAAGGAGAGGTATTAGCACTCGTTGGTGAGAGCGGATGTGGTAAAACTACGGTAGGTCGCACAATTCTGAGGCTTATCGAACCAGATAGTGGAAGCATTGTATTTGAAGATGAAGATATACTGAAGGTTGACAGAACACAACTGAGGATTTTGAGAAAGAGAATGCAGATAATCTTTCAGGATCCATTCGCCTCACTCAATCCGAGAAAGAGGATAATAGATACGGTTGGAGAACCACTAATAATCCACAATATTGCGAAAGGAAACCAGCTAAAAGAAAGGGTAGTAATGCTTCTTGAGAGGGTGGGACTTTCCGCTGAAGCCCTTTATCGCTATCCACATGAATTCAGTGGTGGACAGAGGCAGAGAATAGGCATAGCAAGGGCTATAGCGGTAGAGCCATCATTTATTGTAGCGGATGAACCATTATCTGCACTCGATGTATCCATACAGGCACAGATATTGAATCTGCTTCAGGATATAAAAGAATCATCAGGGCTTTCATTCTTGTTTATTTCACACGACTTAAGGGTAGTCAGACATTTCAGTAACAGGGTTGCTGTGATGTATCTTGGAAGTATTGTGGAGTTAGTGGATTCAGAAGAATTCTTTGCTAACCCACTACATCCCTATTCCAGAGCCCTTATCTCTGCTGTACCTGAACCAGTGCCACAGAAGAAAAAGGAAAGGATAGTGCTTGAGGGTGATGTGCCATCAGCAACCGATATGCCTGCTGGATGCAGGTTTCACACCAGATGCCCGAGGCGATTTGAGCCATGTGATAAGACT